GACTGAAGAAGCTCCCTCTCTTTCTCAGATAACTGTTTCTCAGTCCAGAAAGGCAACAGAACTCAAATGCCCTGCACGAGATGCACCTTTTAAGTGACCAGCTGGAGCCCCGGACACAGAGCAAAGTAAAAGGATCGACACTCACCTGTCTATGGCGCAGGGTGAAGTTCACAGGTTTGGAGATGTTCATGAGGCTCCCGTTGCCAACAGCCCCACTCACCACCCTGGAATTCAGGTGACAATTCCTCAATTTCTCATCAGCCGTTAGATCTCCCTCGTTGAGAAATCTCTTGTTAATGATGGAGCCCAGGGTGGAGTAAGAAATAAAAGCAACAGCCCAGGaatctgaaaacatgaaatgaTGCCTCATCATAGAGACAGGGACACTGAGACAAAGAAAGAGCAAGCCAGGTGCCAAAGGTCACAGcgagtctggggcagagctgggaaaagaacccaggagtcctggctggcaGTTTGAGCTTTAACCACTGGAGTATGTTgcctcctccctcttcttccacagAAGCCCTTCTGTGCTGGAAAAATCCAGAGTGCTCTATGCGAGTGTGATTCTTGAAGTGCACTAACatacattaaagcacactagggaacctttagtgcacactaGTAGGGTCTATGCAGACCGATTAATGCACAGTATGGTAGTGCTCTTTAGAAATCATACCCCACACTGCACATTATCCAGCTAGGTAGACAGTTGTAGGTGAAAGGCACTGAGGTGAAGCCATAGTTTTTCTTGGTTAGAGAGGCAGAGGGGTTGGCTAGTGAGGAGTTTTCCCTGGTGATAAAGAATTAAGAACCAGTCCCAGTCAGGTCCTACTGGCCTGCAAATTGGAGTAAAACTGTTAAATATTATCCTGGTTCCATTCCCGGAAGACATGTACGTCAACCGGGGGCCTAGCTGGGCTCATCATCAGGACATCATGTGTTGGGTCAATGGATCTCTGATCTTTCCATTCTCTGGACCAATTCACATGCCTGTCAAAGCTTCTCTCTTctccatgcccctccccccattgcttGGTTTTCATGCTGAGAGCCAACCAGGAATGAAGGGCTCTGAGAGCTCAACGGCCTGAGAAACACTGGCTCAGCCAACAAGGTCCACACTAGTGTCAGGATAACAGAGGCGAGCGAACCAGCCTGGGGCgaggggaaggggagaactaGGGCTGGGGTTTGGTGTCTAGCTACAGGGGCGAGTGCCTATGAAGCACCAGGATGGTACCTTCTGTCGCTGCTCTGGTGACCGTATCGCAGTGAATGTCCATTGCCTGCTCCTGAGCTCTCAGCGTGAAGACCTTATCACAGGGACCTGCAGCCAGCTCAACATGGAGCGTCTCGATAGCTGGGGAGGGAAATGGCAAAGCCTCTTGCTGCAAGGGCAAGGCAGGTTTGGAGCTCCACTCTCTCTGAAtcccaccagcccctccccctttctcctcaCCTCCATTTCTCTGTGTTTCCCTGAGCCCCTCTGGCTGACCTATGATCCATCATCACTTTGTCCCCATGAAAATGCCACTGTGCCAAGAGGCAGAAGGcaactgtgcctccccaaacagcctggcttggccccacccatgctccgCCCTCAGGCCTCCTCTTGCCTGCTTCCAGTTCCCTTCCCGCCTTTCCGTGGCTGAgaagctggggcaggcaggctggggctggtgctCACAAGGGGCCGCATCACACCGCCTGCTCATCCACCCAGCACTGGGGTTGGCTTGAGGATGATCCAGCTGACCTGTGTTCCAGGGCTCGGGGCGCTTCCGCTGCGCTGCCCGCCTAGcactccagggctggggtagcgcaGGGTGGAGGGATGGGTTTCTCTGGGCTCCAGCGGAAGAGatggggtggaagaggaggggtggggccatgggcagagaaggaggggccgggggctattCTCTCCTGATGGCTAGCCTCTCAATGGCTCGTtcacctgccacccagggctgggtTATAAAACCTGAGAGAGGGGCAGCGAGGATGCAGTGGTGTTCTGTATTGAGAACAGTATAACCCCCTAACTCACAGCCACCACAAAGCAATATGGGAGCCTTCCATCCTCCTCACCCATAGATTCTGTTGTCACAGTCTGGGAACGTATTCTTCGGAGACCTCAAAGCAGCTGTCAGTGCAGCCAATTCCACACTCTGCAGGAGGAACGTCACGGCAGAGGCCACCTCCCCCTCGTTCTCCTTCCCACCAGCACTGAGGATGGAGCTATTCAGGAAGGAACCAAAGGGACGAGCAACATCCTGGGATTGTGAAAGAAAACACCCTGAGAAGGAGGGAGGATTTCAGTGGTTCATGAGCCACATTATTCAGACTCCCAGGGGAACAATGACCCTCTTAGGGACATACGGGTTCATAGTGACCTTCCCCACTCGGAGGGACTGCAGCATTCTCGAAGAGGGAGCCCTTTGCAGAGCGGGTGAGTCTACTGCAGCTTGCTCAGGACTCCACAGTAAGCTGAAGCCAGGGTCGGGCTAACACCCTGTGTCATTCactcctcatccctggtcccTTCAGTGTAGGTGGCAGAGAACATTGCAGCAAACCAGC
This genomic window from Mauremys reevesii isolate NIE-2019 unplaced genomic scaffold, ASM1616193v1 Contig76, whole genome shotgun sequence contains:
- the LOC120394731 gene encoding adhesion G protein-coupled receptor E3-like; this encodes MAIETLHVELAAGPCDKVFTLRAQEQAMDIHCDTVTRAATEDSWAVAFISYSTLGSIINKRFLNEGDLTADEKLRNCHLNSRVVSGAVGNGSLMNISKPVNFTLRHRQAKKEEEETRCVHWNSIQNTTASSLPLSQLSRRSMLSWLQVPVIRSSR